Within Vicia villosa cultivar HV-30 ecotype Madison, WI linkage group LG1, Vvil1.0, whole genome shotgun sequence, the genomic segment GTCAAATTCTCACATAATCCTTACGTGTTGtgacaattttttattattattataaattcaatattagaaaattttaatataaattcaaattaaataacaaaaaatagcTTAATACTAGAACATAATTGGATACACATGTGCATGTTgattaaatcctaaaaaaataaattaaaaattgtcaaaaatacataaacaaagtCATCTGTTGcacattaatttattttttttcaaaagctaaattttcctttaataattatttttttgccAAAAATAACTCATTCATAGTTAAGAATAAATAAGAAGCCAAAGTTCATTTATAGTTTCTTTTTGTTGAGGTTTCTGTTCCTCCTTGATTCATTCACCTGCACTGATTTCATATTTTCAAGACAATAATCAACTCAGGTTAGTAATATTGATTTTGCATCTTTCACTTTTAATAGAGattaattataataatctcaCTATAATTACAGAACAAATCTTGACATAGAAGGAACAATTTGAAATCATTACCATTATTGTTGACATGAAAGGAACAAACAATTAGGTCAAGTCATGGAATGAAAATTTCATGGCCGGTGTGACTTGTCTCAGATCTAGGGAaccatttttttccttttttttttctgttgttattattgtttttttcaattttcaattttcaatgtcACCAATTTCTATGTatatgagtttttttttataattgtttctTGAATAATCAATTGCATGATTCATAAACAATATGTGAATTCAGAAAGGATCTATAAgatttctttttcaaattttggATTTTGATGTTATTTTGATGTTCAAAGCTGAAAAATTGACTTTTGTTTCAGTTTTTGACTTTTCTAGGAGGTTGATTTCTAAAGCCTTTAAATTTCTTGCCGTAGGAGAATTCTTGATGTTTTGATTCTGATTGTAACTGAATATCATAGAAAAAAAAAGCTTAAGTGAAAAGGGAGAAAAAAGTGATTTTAAAGGTTAGGAGCTTATAGGGTAATTGGGAATTAGGTTATTGCTAAAAAGGCAATGGAGGAAATATCTTCGAGTGTTGCAGTACCGTTTACGCTTGGAAATTTGATTCAGAAAGATGCTGCGGTTACGACTCGTATGGAGATAACCGGGTTAAAGCTTATGGCGAATACTGCGGCGGCTTTGATGTTAAATCCTGGAGCTGGAAATGAAAACCGTGCTGATGTTGGTCTTCAACATCAGATTATGGTATCTGCGGAGGTAAAGGAGAATCAAGTTGGGGCAGCTGTTGTTTCGGAAATGGTGATTGAATGCGAGAGTAATTGGGTTTTGAGTGAAAGGGGTAAACAGACAAATAAGGAAGATGAAATAATGTTAGCTGTGGATTTTCAGTGTTCGCGTAATTTGGGCTCTCGATCTGGGGCCGATTCGCCATTAATTGTGACGGTTGGTGATGATATTCATGGTAAGTTTAGTAGTATAAATGAGGTGCTTCCGGGGCTAAAGCCAGAGCAGGACACGGTTTCTATTGCAATGGATGTTGAGAGTGAAAATCGTTGTGCATCAGAAGAGGCTGATCCAAAACTATCTGCTATGATTCTTGATCAGTTCCCTGAGGAGAACAAAACATTGAGAACAAGCAACCGGAATGGGTTAGAATTGAGTAATGGTCCTCTTTGGGGTTCCTCGTCAATCTGTGGAAATAGAccggagatggaagatgctgttGCTGTTAAACCTCAACTTTTTCAAGTCCCTCCGCGGATGCTTATGGATGATGAACGTGTAAATGAAAACTCAAAATACTCACCAGCCCATTTTTTCAGTGTCTATGATGGACATGGGGGCTTTCAGGTATGCGTCtaaatcaaatcatacaatttgttTATTGAATACTTTATTTATCTCTCTGAGATTGTGTTGTTTTCATAGGTTGCTAATTACTGCCGGGAACGTCTTCATTCAGCGTTGATTGAGGAGATTGAAGCTCGACAATCGAGATTGGCCGGAACAAATGAGAGAAATGATTGGCGGGGAGATTGGAAGAAAGTATTCTTCGACTGTTTTCAGAAAGTAGATGACGAGGTTGGAGGAATTGGTGCAGGTAGTAGCGGAAATAACGGCGAGGGATCTGAGTCTAACATTGAACCTATTGCTCCTGAGACTGCTGGTTCCACTGCAGTGGTTGCCATTTTAAGTCAAACCCACATAATAATTGCAAACTGCGGGGATTCAAGAGCTGTCTTGTATCGCGGAAAAGAAGCTGTGGCGTTGTCTGCTGACCACAAAGTAAGGACTTCCTTCCctgttttgaaatattttttatgaatttatgtCTGAAGATGAAGTTGTCTAATGTAAGAAACTTTTTCACATTTGCAGCCGAATCGGGAGGATGAGAGAGCAAGAATAGAAGCTGCAGGAGGAAGAGTCATTCATTGGAAAGGATACCGAGTTCTTGGTGTCTTGGCGATGTCAAGGTCCATAGGTACGTGCTTGCATGTTATTCTATTCTGTTTGGTGTGAGGGGTTAAGTTTAGTTATCATATGAATCAAATGGTTTTTGCTGAAGTGGGGCACAAGGACAAACAGTAAAGCATTCTAGTTTTCTTGCTACATTAATTGTTTCAGTTAAAACTGTTATAATTTCACTCCATATCAGTAATTGTGATTAGTTATCCTAAACATTGTCTTATTCAACAGGTGATAGATACTTGAAACCATGGATAATTCCAGAGCCAGAAGTTAATATTATGCAGAGAGAGAAAAATGATGAGTGTCTAATTATAGCAAGTGATGGTTTATGGGATGTAATAACAAATGAAGAAGCCTGTGAAGTTGCAAGGAAGAGAATCCTTCTTTGGCACAAGAAATTTGGCGACAACGGAACAACAGTATATGACAAAGGAGAAGGAGGAGTTGATCTTGCATCTCAGTCTGCTGCAGAGTATCTGTCTAAACTCGCCCTCCACAGAGGAAGCGGCGATAACATCTCTGTAATTGTGATAGATTTAAAGGCTGTGAGAAAATTGAAGAGAAAGACATAACATgttcttttttttatcatgttGAAATATCTTCAGTTATGCTATTGATTTTCCGTTTGTATTTCAGAATCATTAGAACTTTTTAGTCCCTCACTTTTTCAACAGGGCTAAGTAAGTTATGTATGCTATATAATTCAAAGTGTACAAGGTTGGTTACTGAATGAGACCTTTCCAAGCATCACAGAAGTTTTATGTAAAAATTTAAGAGCATAAAATATTCAttcaaaaaggaaaaataaatcaGGCAATTGACAttatttaaccaaataataagcATCAAATATAACTTTAGAGCCTTTTGGGCATAAATTTTCATGATCATTTGGAAACAACCTGAAAAAACTTGCAActctaatataaattataaatttgtacAACAGATAAAGATAATATTGTCTGCATCTTAGGCAAATCCCAGGGGTAAGTTCTGTTGCAATAATAAAATTTCAAACACTTTGTTGCAAGTGGATCGATCCCTTAACTTAACACTCAATATTCATTATAATTCTTCACCAAGTTCCAATCATGACAAATTCTTGAACCTTGCATCTGAGTTTATCACATATTATTGAACTCAATCACTAAACATAATATAGTATCTTTGATATAATGCTAGGAGCTGGTTTATCTGACTCATCCGCAAAGCCGCTCACATGCACGAAATAGTCTACaatgacaaataaaaaaaaaaatcataaattatcCATACACAAAACACAAAAAGCATCATAAATTCTCCACACACAAAGCACATAAAGAATCACAAGTAGAAAGACATATGATGATATAACATATAAAGTACTTGAAATACTTTTTGCAAAGAGTGCATACTTTTTTGTCTATAACTCAGAAAGAAATTGCATTCAAGACTTAGAGCCTACTAAGAAGCCTAGGACAAGTTTTCTTTACAAAGGACGATATTAGTTGAAAAACATGAGCTCCAAAACATATTCATTTAGAATTCTTATGACAGGTTGAtgcattatatttatttatattttgaccTATGTTTAAGAATACCCGATAAATCAGTAAATAAAGAACATAGGAATATTCTCCTGcttaaatttaaaacaaagtccaagaatggaACCTACCATCTCTTACAAGGTTGCGAGTGGAGATCCTGCTTTGGAGAAGTAAGCTGAGAGATCTACATGCTGATCATCATACATGCTGATAAAAGGAAGTTCCTGGAGTTTCAATCAGATATATAGCATCAGAAAGACTATTTTACATGGCATAT encodes:
- the LOC131629604 gene encoding protein phosphatase 2C 50-like isoform X1, which gives rise to MEEISSSVAVPFTLGNLIQKDAAVTTRMEITGLKLMANTAAALMLNPGAGNENRADVGLQHQIMVSAEVKENQVGAAVVSEMVIECESNWVLSERGKQTNKEDEIMLAVDFQCSRNLGSRSGADSPLIVTVGDDIHGKFSSINEVLPGLKPEQDTVSIAMDVESENRCASEEADPKLSAMILDQFPEENKTLRTSNRNGLELSNGPLWGSSSICGNRPEMEDAVAVKPQLFQVPPRMLMDDERVNENSKYSPAHFFSVYDGHGGFQVANYCRERLHSALIEEIEARQSRLAGTNERNDWRGDWKKVFFDCFQKVDDEVGGIGAGSSGNNGEGSESNIEPIAPETAGSTAVVAILSQTHIIIANCGDSRAVLYRGKEAVALSADHKPNREDERARIEAAGGRVIHWKGYRVLGVLAMSRSIGDRYLKPWIIPEPEVNIMQREKNDECLIIASDGLWDVITNEEACEVARKRILLWHKKFGDNGTTVYDKGEGGVDLASQSAAEYLSKLALHRGSGDNISVIVIDLKAVRKLKRKT
- the LOC131629604 gene encoding protein phosphatase 2C 50-like isoform X2, which gives rise to MEITGLKLMANTAAALMLNPGAGNENRADVGLQHQIMVSAEVKENQVGAAVVSEMVIECESNWVLSERGKQTNKEDEIMLAVDFQCSRNLGSRSGADSPLIVTVGDDIHGKFSSINEVLPGLKPEQDTVSIAMDVESENRCASEEADPKLSAMILDQFPEENKTLRTSNRNGLELSNGPLWGSSSICGNRPEMEDAVAVKPQLFQVPPRMLMDDERVNENSKYSPAHFFSVYDGHGGFQVANYCRERLHSALIEEIEARQSRLAGTNERNDWRGDWKKVFFDCFQKVDDEVGGIGAGSSGNNGEGSESNIEPIAPETAGSTAVVAILSQTHIIIANCGDSRAVLYRGKEAVALSADHKPNREDERARIEAAGGRVIHWKGYRVLGVLAMSRSIGDRYLKPWIIPEPEVNIMQREKNDECLIIASDGLWDVITNEEACEVARKRILLWHKKFGDNGTTVYDKGEGGVDLASQSAAEYLSKLALHRGSGDNISVIVIDLKAVRKLKRKT